From the genome of Seriola aureovittata isolate HTS-2021-v1 ecotype China chromosome 6, ASM2101889v1, whole genome shotgun sequence, one region includes:
- the uchl5 gene encoding ubiquitin carboxyl-terminal hydrolase isozyme L5, translating to MAGSAGEWCLMESDPGVFTELIKGFGCKGAQVEEIWSMEPENFDNLKPVHGLIFLFKWQPGEEPAGSIVQDSRLDHIFFAKQVINNACATQAIVSVLLNCSHSDMLLGDTLTEFREFSQSFDAAMKGLALSNSEVIRQVHNGFARQQMFEFDAKSSAKDEDAFHFVSYVPVNGRLYELDGLREGPIDLGACNQDDWISAVRPVIEKRIQKYSEGEIRFNLMAIVSDRKMIYERKIAELQTQLTEDEPMDTDQSSTFLSSIQSEIAKYQLLIEEENQKLKRYKIENIRRKHNYLPFIMELLKTLAEYQQLIPLVEKAKEKQSAKKAQEAK from the exons ATGGCTGGAAGCGCGGGAGAGTGGTGTCTGATGGAGAGTGACCCCGGGGTGTTTACAGAGCTGATAAAAGGTTTTG GCTGCAAAGGAGCCCAGGTTGAGGAGATATGGAGTATGGAGCCAGAGAACTTTGACAACCTGAA ACCAGTTCACGGCTTGATTTTCCTGTTCAAGTGGCAGCCAGGTGAAGAGCCAGCAGGATCAATTGTCCAGGATTCAAGACTTGACCACATCTTCTTTGCAAAACAG GTCATTAACAACGCCTGCGCCACCCAGGCTATTGTCAGCGTTCTGCTCAACTGTTCCCATTCCGACATGTTGCTtggagacacactgacagagttCAGAGAGTTTTCACAGAGCTTTGACGCCGCT ATGAAGGGTTTGGCTCTTAGCAACTCTGAAGTGATCCGACAAGTTCACAACGGCTTTGCCAG acagcaaatgtttgaatttGATGCAAAGTCCTCAGCAAAGGACGAGGACGCCTTTCACTTTGTGAGCTACGTTCCTGTAAACGGCAGACTATACGAGCTGGATGGACTTCGAGAGGGACCAATTGACCTGG GTGCATGCAACCAGGATGACTGGATCAGCGCTGTTCGCCCAGTGATTGAGAAAAGAATACAGAA GTACAGTGAAGGCGAGATCCGATTCAACCTAATGGCCATCGTGTCTGACAGAAAGATGATATATGAGAGGAAAATCGCGGAGCTCCAGACTCAGCTTACTGAG GACGAGCCAATGGATACAGACCAGAGCAGCACGTTTCTTAGCTCCATCCAGTCAGAAATTGCCAAGTACCAGCTCCTTATTGAAGAGGAAAATCAGAAACTTAAAAGATATAAG ATTGAAAATATTCGACGAAAGCACAACTACCTTCCTTTCATCATGGAGCTACTGAAGACGCTGGCAGAGTATCAGCAGTTAATACCTTTGGTGGAGAag GCAAAGGAGAAACAGAGCGCAAAAAAAGCCCAGGAGGCCaagtga
- the LOC130171454 gene encoding regulator of G-protein signaling 21-like isoform X1, whose product MPSLIVEPLNTQHFIMDRDDRKRNKNIGKNFMCRLQCMFSHSSSSESRLSLEDTQQWSQSLERLLESKYGLATFRNFLKSEYSDENIEFWLTCEDYKKIKSSFRMSSRAKKIYEQFIKAESPKEINIDYHTREQIKRNVKTPTMHCFDDAQKIVYGLMERDSYPRFLRSDIYRILLENLAADATKG is encoded by the exons ATGCCCAGCCTAATCGTCGAACCACTCAACACACAGCACTTCATCATGGACAGAgatgacaggaagagaaacaagaacAT TGGAAAGAACTTTATGTGCCGACTCCAGTGCATGTTCTCACACTCGTCAAGCTCTGAGAG CAGGCTAAGTTTAGAAGATACCCAACAATGGTCACAGTCACTGGAAAGGCTTCTCGAGTCTAAAT ATGGACTGGCCACCTTTCGTAACTTTCTCAAATCCGAATACAGCGATGAGAATATTGAATTCTGGCTCACCTGTGAGGACTACAAGAAGATCAAGTCTTCATTCAGGATGTCCTCAAGAGCCAAGAAGATTTACGAGCAGTTCATCAAAGCAGAATCTCCTAAAGAG ATCAACATTGACTATCACACCCGAGAGCAGATCAAAAGGAACGTCAAGACTCCCACCATGCACTGCTTTGACGACGCTCAGAAGATAGTTTATGGGTTGATGGAAAGAGACTCGTACCCGCGGTTCCTCCGCTCGGACATTTATAGAATTCTTCTGGAAAACCTTGCCGCCGACGCCACGAAGGGATGA
- the glrx2 gene encoding glutaredoxin 2 isoform X1 gives MFHPGQQLDYFLAVCSFFAMFSRAGCLSRVAWTGCRRMGNFTSSTTGGLSSTACVQYVREVVSQNCVVIFSKTTCPYCKMAKNVFNEIGATYKVVELDEHYDGRRLQEALAQMTGARTVPRVFINGNCIGGGSDTKQLHQQGKLVPLIEQCAPCCAASSSEGSGSGQFESAK, from the exons ATGTTTCATCCAGGACAACAGCTCGATTATTTTTTGGCCGTTTGTTCTTTTTTCGCCATGTTTTCTCGAGCTGGATGTCTTTCTAGAGTGGCATGGACCGGCTGTCGAAG aATGGGGAATTTCACATCCTCCACTACTGGGGGTCTGTCCAGCACAGcctgtgtacagtatgttcgG GAGGTGGTGTCACAGAACTGTGTTGTGATATTTTCCAAGACCACCTGTCCTTATTGCAAAATGGCCAAGAATGTATTCAACGAAATTGGTGCGACCTACAAAGTGGTTGAACTGGATGAACACTATGATGGGAGAAGACTGCAAGAGGCCTTAGCTCAGATGACTGGTGCCAGAACA GTGCCGAGAGTCTTCATTAACGGAAACTGCATCGGGGGCGGCTCCGATACCAAACAGCTCCATCAGCAGGGAAAGTTGGTGCCCCTGATCGAACAGTGTGCTCCCTGCTGCGCTGCGTCCAGCTCCGAGGGTTCGGGCAGTGGACAGTTTGAGTCCGCTAAATGA
- the glrx2 gene encoding glutaredoxin 2 isoform X3: MCMKCIPNLPMGNFTSSTTGGLSSTACVQYVREVVSQNCVVIFSKTTCPYCKMAKNVFNEIGATYKVVELDEHYDGRRLQEALAQMTGARTVPRVFINGNCIGGGSDTKQLHQQGKLVPLIEQCAPCCAASSSEGSGSGQFESAK, encoded by the exons ATGTGTATGAAATGTATACCGAATTTACC aATGGGGAATTTCACATCCTCCACTACTGGGGGTCTGTCCAGCACAGcctgtgtacagtatgttcgG GAGGTGGTGTCACAGAACTGTGTTGTGATATTTTCCAAGACCACCTGTCCTTATTGCAAAATGGCCAAGAATGTATTCAACGAAATTGGTGCGACCTACAAAGTGGTTGAACTGGATGAACACTATGATGGGAGAAGACTGCAAGAGGCCTTAGCTCAGATGACTGGTGCCAGAACA GTGCCGAGAGTCTTCATTAACGGAAACTGCATCGGGGGCGGCTCCGATACCAAACAGCTCCATCAGCAGGGAAAGTTGGTGCCCCTGATCGAACAGTGTGCTCCCTGCTGCGCTGCGTCCAGCTCCGAGGGTTCGGGCAGTGGACAGTTTGAGTCCGCTAAATGA
- the rgs2 gene encoding regulator of G-protein signaling 2: MRENLTAVLSQSMAFPDCLTPTDLLAEKKGMKRKNWRNRIRFLLKTNSSKSVLRLMKNRSYRPSADDVNQWAQSLEKLLSHKYGKAAFCIFLKSEFCEENIEFWTACEDFSTLTTHTEMASKANSIYEEFIKSEAPKEINLDFHTRNAIVQSLHEPTTTSFLAAQRKVYSLMENNSYPRFIHSDLYKELCVAARGEGKHIKS, translated from the exons ATGAGAGAGAACCTTACTGCTGTTTTATCCCAAAGCATGGCGTTCCCAGACTGTTTGACACCCACTGACCTGCTCGCAGAGAAGAAGGGGATGAA gaggaaaaACTGGAGAAACAGAATAAGATTTCTCCTGAAGACAAACTCTTCCAAGTCAGTATTACGTCTGATGAAAAACAGATCCTACAG GCCATCTGCTGATGACGTGAACCAATGGGCGCAGTCACTTGAGAAACTACTCAGCCATAAAT ATGGGAAAGCTGCCTTTTGTATCTTCTTGAAGTCAGAGTTCTGCGAAGAGAACATTGAGTTTTGGACAGCATGTGAGGACTTCAgcacactcacaacacacacagagatggcGTCCAAGGCCAACAGCATTTATGAGGAGTTCATTAAAAGTGAAGCTCCCAAGGAG ATAAACCTGGATTTCCACACCAGAAATGCTATCGTCCAGAGCCTCCACGAGCCCACCACGACTAGCTTCCTGGCAGCTCAGAGAAAAGTCTACAGTCTGATGGAGAACAACTCCTACCCCAGGTTTATCCACTCCGACCTCTACAAAGAACTGTGTGTAGCTGCCAGGGGAGAGGGCAAGCACATTAAGTCCTAG
- the LOC130171454 gene encoding regulator of G-protein signaling 1-like isoform X2: MPSLIVEPLNTQHFIMDRDDRKRNKNIGKNFMCRLQCMFSHSSSSERLSLEDTQQWSQSLERLLESKYGLATFRNFLKSEYSDENIEFWLTCEDYKKIKSSFRMSSRAKKIYEQFIKAESPKEINIDYHTREQIKRNVKTPTMHCFDDAQKIVYGLMERDSYPRFLRSDIYRILLENLAADATKG; the protein is encoded by the exons ATGCCCAGCCTAATCGTCGAACCACTCAACACACAGCACTTCATCATGGACAGAgatgacaggaagagaaacaagaacAT TGGAAAGAACTTTATGTGCCGACTCCAGTGCATGTTCTCACACTCGTCAAGCTCTGAGAG GCTAAGTTTAGAAGATACCCAACAATGGTCACAGTCACTGGAAAGGCTTCTCGAGTCTAAAT ATGGACTGGCCACCTTTCGTAACTTTCTCAAATCCGAATACAGCGATGAGAATATTGAATTCTGGCTCACCTGTGAGGACTACAAGAAGATCAAGTCTTCATTCAGGATGTCCTCAAGAGCCAAGAAGATTTACGAGCAGTTCATCAAAGCAGAATCTCCTAAAGAG ATCAACATTGACTATCACACCCGAGAGCAGATCAAAAGGAACGTCAAGACTCCCACCATGCACTGCTTTGACGACGCTCAGAAGATAGTTTATGGGTTGATGGAAAGAGACTCGTACCCGCGGTTCCTCCGCTCGGACATTTATAGAATTCTTCTGGAAAACCTTGCCGCCGACGCCACGAAGGGATGA
- the glrx2 gene encoding glutaredoxin 2 isoform X4, whose amino-acid sequence MGNFTSSTTGGLSSTACVQYVREVVSQNCVVIFSKTTCPYCKMAKNVFNEIGATYKVVELDEHYDGRRLQEALAQMTGARTVPRVFINGNCIGGGSDTKQLHQQGKLVPLIEQCAPCCAASSSEGSGSGQFESAK is encoded by the exons ATGGGGAATTTCACATCCTCCACTACTGGGGGTCTGTCCAGCACAGcctgtgtacagtatgttcgG GAGGTGGTGTCACAGAACTGTGTTGTGATATTTTCCAAGACCACCTGTCCTTATTGCAAAATGGCCAAGAATGTATTCAACGAAATTGGTGCGACCTACAAAGTGGTTGAACTGGATGAACACTATGATGGGAGAAGACTGCAAGAGGCCTTAGCTCAGATGACTGGTGCCAGAACA GTGCCGAGAGTCTTCATTAACGGAAACTGCATCGGGGGCGGCTCCGATACCAAACAGCTCCATCAGCAGGGAAAGTTGGTGCCCCTGATCGAACAGTGTGCTCCCTGCTGCGCTGCGTCCAGCTCCGAGGGTTCGGGCAGTGGACAGTTTGAGTCCGCTAAATGA
- the glrx2 gene encoding glutaredoxin 2 isoform X2, whose amino-acid sequence MYLCIFRPAVILKLDIIVMLIQFVSSYDIVSHLRMGNFTSSTTGGLSSTACVQYVREVVSQNCVVIFSKTTCPYCKMAKNVFNEIGATYKVVELDEHYDGRRLQEALAQMTGARTVPRVFINGNCIGGGSDTKQLHQQGKLVPLIEQCAPCCAASSSEGSGSGQFESAK is encoded by the exons ATGTACTTGTGTATTTTCAGACCAGCAGTCATCCTTAAGTTAGATATAATTGTGATGCTAATTCAGTTCGTCTCTTCCTATGATATCGTCTCCCATCTAAG aATGGGGAATTTCACATCCTCCACTACTGGGGGTCTGTCCAGCACAGcctgtgtacagtatgttcgG GAGGTGGTGTCACAGAACTGTGTTGTGATATTTTCCAAGACCACCTGTCCTTATTGCAAAATGGCCAAGAATGTATTCAACGAAATTGGTGCGACCTACAAAGTGGTTGAACTGGATGAACACTATGATGGGAGAAGACTGCAAGAGGCCTTAGCTCAGATGACTGGTGCCAGAACA GTGCCGAGAGTCTTCATTAACGGAAACTGCATCGGGGGCGGCTCCGATACCAAACAGCTCCATCAGCAGGGAAAGTTGGTGCCCCTGATCGAACAGTGTGCTCCCTGCTGCGCTGCGTCCAGCTCCGAGGGTTCGGGCAGTGGACAGTTTGAGTCCGCTAAATGA